Proteins encoded by one window of Rutidosis leptorrhynchoides isolate AG116_Rl617_1_P2 chromosome 7, CSIRO_AGI_Rlap_v1, whole genome shotgun sequence:
- the LOC139858144 gene encoding SPX domain-containing protein 4-like, translating into MKFGKEFGIHLEQTLPEWRDKYLCYKLLKKFLKHIPNPPDGGDYDQRPPPPQPVAAVDRNFPMLPPHLADLQEWFVRVLDEEIEKFNDFYVDKEEEFVIRFKELKERIERVKEKSWKDGNFTSESEFSDEMMAIRKDFVTIHGEMVLLKNYSSLNFAGIIKILKKYDKRTGGLLRVHFTQLTLRQPFFTTEPLTRLVHECEENLELLFPLEAEVVESSCKPDADSTDTINPPSSVTPVSIEVETSDVYRRTVDAMRTIKGLKKESSTSNPLSFASIFGNQDVDTGAITNGDSPTNSSTSQNEKGTR; encoded by the exons ATGAAATTCGGAAAAGAATTCGGTATTCATTTGGAACAAACCCTACCTGAATGGAGAGACAAGTACTTATGTTACAAATTGCTTAAAAAGTTCCTTAAGCATATTCCTAATCCACCTGATGGAGGAGACTACGATCAACGTCCGCCGCCACCTCAGCCTGTCGCCGCCGTTGATCGGAACTTTCCTATGTTGCCTCCGCACTTGGCTGATCTTCAGGAGTGGTTTGTTAGGGTTCTAGATGAAGAAATTGAGAAGTTTAACGACTTTTATGTTGATAAAGAGGAAGAATTCGTCATCCGATTTAAG GAGTTGAAGGAAAGAATTGAGCGAGTGAAGGAGAAAAGCTGGAAAGATGGAAACTTTACGTCGGAAAGTGAATTTAGTGATGAGATGATGGCCATACGCAAAGACTTTGTCACAATCCATGGGGAGATGGTTCTTCTTAAGAACTACAGCTCCTTGAATTTTGCTG GCATTATAAAGATTTTGAAGAAGTATGACAAACGAACTGGTGGATTATTACGAGTACATTTTACGCAACTTACCCTTCGTCAACCTTTCTTCACAACAGAACCTCTTACCAGATTGGTCCATGAATGTGAGGAAAATCTTGAACTGCTATTCCCTTTAGAAGCTGAAGTTGTCGAATCGTCTTGCAAACCAGATGCTGACTCAACTGATACAATAAACCCACCCTCCTCTGTTACACCAGTGTCTATTGAGGTTGAAACTTCAGATGTATATAGACGAACAGTCGATGCAATGAGAACAATAAAAGGTCTCAAAAAGGAAAGCTCCACCTCCAATCCACTATCGTTTGCCTCTATTTTTGGCAACCAGGATGTTGATACGGGTGCTATAACTAATGGGGACTCGCCTACTAACTCTTCAACCTCTCAGAATGAGAAAGGAACACGGTAA